The following proteins are encoded in a genomic region of Candidatus Dormiibacterota bacterium:
- the xseB gene encoding exodeoxyribonuclease VII small subunit has protein sequence MKEQDFGKKLEELEAITEWFESDKVDLNEALGKFERGMQLAEDLKKELEVIENKVEKIKQKFDGSASAPAVETAADANPDLFAE, from the coding sequence ATGAAAGAACAGGATTTTGGAAAAAAATTAGAAGAGTTGGAAGCGATTACTGAATGGTTTGAATCAGATAAGGTCGACCTGAATGAAGCTTTAGGCAAGTTTGAACGCGGCATGCAGTTGGCAGAAGACCTCAAAAAAGAGCTTGAAGTCATCGAGAACAAAGTGGAGAAGATTAAACAGAAGTTCGATGGCAGTGCTTCTGCACCGGCAGTCGAAACCGCAGCCGATGCTAACCCCGACCTCTTTGCCGAGTGA